The window TTCGCCCATAAGCGTATGCTCACGGATCAGGACATCCAATACTTGTTCAAGCTGCTGAGCAAGCACTACCGGCGCTGGTAGACAAAGAGAAAGGGACGGTCTTTTGGGCCGTCCCTTTCTCGGTTGACTATCCTATTTTTCTGGACTCCAGATTTCGTAGATGCGTTTTCGTTGATTGAATGCTTCTTCGCCACCCTCCATAATATCCACGACATCCTGCTGCTGGGTCGGGCAATCGATACTACCAGAAGACAGGGAAATTTTGTTGTCTGAATATTTGCAGGCTATTATTTGCTCAGCATCGCCTAATACCGGGAAATTCGCATTATGTGTCGCGAAAATGAATTGAGTGCTCGGCTTCAGTTTTCTTATCAGCTTGATGACATCTTCATATATGGTCTGGTTATCCAGGTCGTCTTCTGGCTGATCAATAATTATCACATCATTCTCTTGCTGGCTCAACACGAACAGAATGAGCGCAGACGCCCTTTGTCCAAGAGAGTGATGACGTAATTCCTTATCCCGATATTTTATCCTAAAGAGGTTCGGCACCTGCCAGACGAGCATTTCCTTGTAGTGTAGGGCGAAGTATTCCTCAAAGGTTTGGGCAGATGTGCCTTGCTTGGCAAGAACATCAGCCAAGTTTCTCCGCATAGCCCCAAAATCAGGGTATTCCTGCACCAGGGCTTCAAGGGTTGTTTTCCTAATTTTACTCCCTTTGAAAAATCCAACCATGGCCTCCAGGTAAGCCTTTTTGTCTTCCTTGAATTCCGAGTCAATCTGAAGGGCGGTATGATTTTGGTTAACCTTTTCAAGCTCGCTTTGAATAATCACGAATTCTTCACGCCAAAGCTCGTTCAGGTCTGCTAGAGATTGATGTAACTCATCCTCAAGCTGCTCTTTTTTCTTCGCCTTCTTCCCGATCTCAGCCAGGGCTTTGTCGGCTTCTGTGACGGTAGTGGTTAGCGTCAAGAACTCATCTGGGCTGATGGCTACCGCTCCATCCTGCTTCAATTCTTCAGCCAGAGACCGCTCAATTTTTGCGAACTCTTCCTTGAGGGATTCTTTTGTCCGGTCAAACTCTGAGATTTTTGTTTTAAGCTCCTCCAAGACCTCCTTGCCGGTAGCAAGTTCCTTCTTGATTTGGGCAAAGGATGTGAGCAATTTAGAATAACTACTTAGGATATTTTCGAAAAGTTGTTTGTTCTCCTGAGACTCATATCCCAACTTTTCCTTGAGCTCGTCGTCGAACACATCAATGAAATTCTCCAACTCATCAAGATAGTGTTTCGCAATCCTCTGGAGATCTGCGCAAGCGGTAGAGTCTTTGTCAAACTCGGTCTGCTTACTCATCTTGGCTTCAACGCCGTGTTTTTTATAAAATTTCAGCTTGAAAATCGCATTTTGCTTTTTGGCCTCTATAGTCTCCCTATCATCTGCTCCCTGCGAAAGGCGGTGTAGGTTGTCAAGAGCTGCCCCAACCACCATTTCCTGTCGTTTGATATTTGCCCTGACATCAACCAGCTTTTCGCCAACAAGCTTCTCAACCAGATCCTTCTCAAAGCCTTCACCGGCACTGGAAAGATCTTTTTGTCCAAAGTATATTGGCTTGTTTAAAACCGTCTCTCGAATAGAGATGCCCCGCTGTACGTTACCGTCAACGTAAACATCTGGAGCCCCTTTGAGAATTCGGACTACTTGGTAGAGCTGCCCACGTTGGTCTTTGGCCGTAATGACGACTCTCCCTCCGCTACCCAAAATGTGTTCGACAAGCTTTTCGCGGTATGGCCTATCTATCGCATCAGGCCCGAGAGGGATATCAAGAGTGTATCGAATTGCTTCAATGATGGACGACTTACCGCTGCCACGAATTCCAATAAGGGTGTTCAGCTCTGGGGAGAAGTAAACAGTCTTTCCGTCAAGAGCCCCACCTTCGAATCCTACACTAATGATGTGAGAACATTCGTGTCCAACTGGTTCGGTGGCCAGTCTATGTTCATGGTCCAAGAGCGCGTATTTCACCGCTTCAAATGTGAAATCACCGACCTTAAGGTAACTCTTTTTCCCATTCCCAACACCATCCAACCCTTTACAGTCAGATCCTTCAACCTCAGCCGGATATGCTTC is drawn from Desulfovibrio sp. Fe33 and contains these coding sequences:
- a CDS encoding TrlF family AAA-like ATPase produces the protein MGIFDNGSVWLRADFHLHTNADKEFTYPNEPQHFFHDYVQALKDAGISIGVITNHNKFEHEEFKTLRQKAKREGVFLLPGVELSVNDGANGIHTLVVFSDKWLENGNDYINNFLAATFSGKAKEEYQRENGRSSQSLLQTIQKLEEYNRDFFIIFAHVEQKSGLWNELDGGRLQELGKHEAFRRRALGFQKVRTHNVTDKKCRTKAQDWLGEAYPAEVEGSDCKGLDGVGNGKKSYLKVGDFTFEAVKYALLDHEHRLATEPVGHECSHIISVGFEGGALDGKTVYFSPELNTLIGIRGSGKSSIIEAIRYTLDIPLGPDAIDRPYREKLVEHILGSGGRVVITAKDQRGQLYQVVRILKGAPDVYVDGNVQRGISIRETVLNKPIYFGQKDLSSAGEGFEKDLVEKLVGEKLVDVRANIKRQEMVVGAALDNLHRLSQGADDRETIEAKKQNAIFKLKFYKKHGVEAKMSKQTEFDKDSTACADLQRIAKHYLDELENFIDVFDDELKEKLGYESQENKQLFENILSSYSKLLTSFAQIKKELATGKEVLEELKTKISEFDRTKESLKEEFAKIERSLAEELKQDGAVAISPDEFLTLTTTVTEADKALAEIGKKAKKKEQLEDELHQSLADLNELWREEFVIIQSELEKVNQNHTALQIDSEFKEDKKAYLEAMVGFFKGSKIRKTTLEALVQEYPDFGAMRRNLADVLAKQGTSAQTFEEYFALHYKEMLVWQVPNLFRIKYRDKELRHHSLGQRASALILFVLSQQENDVIIIDQPEDDLDNQTIYEDVIKLIRKLKPSTQFIFATHNANFPVLGDAEQIIACKYSDNKISLSSGSIDCPTQQQDVVDIMEGGEEAFNQRKRIYEIWSPEK